The Gammaproteobacteria bacterium genome includes the window CATCGTGCGAATGGCCAACCAGCGTGAGGGTGAGGGATTTATCGCCACTAGCCGCGAAGCTCGGCAGCGCTTCTGGCTAGACCGTGCGCGCACGGCAGCCATCGCCGCCCATACCAACGCCTTTAAAATCAACGAAGATGTGGTGATCCCACTCGATCGGCTTAACGAATATAGTGAGGGCATCGAGCGCATCAATATTGTGCAATCCACCCAAAACAAACTCGCCATGGTGGATGCGGCGCTGAGCTATCTTGAACTTGATTTCGCCAAGGTTATGCTACCTGCCGGTTATGAGCACAGTGATGAAAATGATGCCATTCTGGAGGGCAAAAAAGGGGCGGCGCGAGACCATTTACAAACCACCCAGTCCAACTGGAACCAGCTACTGGAAAATATTGACCAACCCGCCGCCGAATTCACTTCGCTGCTGGATGACAAGGTGCAACAGGCGCTACAGAGCGGCGATACGCTGTTCAACTTGCTACAGCGCCGTGTGCTACGCATCTCATACCGGGATACCGTCGAACGACCACTCAAAGAGATATTTTCTGGCCGCGAACTAAGCCCGATTCGTCAACGCCTAGACACGCTTCATGCCGAACACCGCAAGCGCCGCCTGTTTGTCGCCACACACATGCACGCCGGGGATGGCAATGTCCACACCAACATCCCGGTACACTCGGATGACTACCTGATGCTGCACGAGGCAGATAAAATTGTTGAACAGGTGATGGCGCTGGCCACTCGCCTAGGAGGCGTTATCTCCGGTGAGCATGGCATTGGCATTACCAAGCTGCAATTCCTCGCACCCAAAGCGATCGAAGAGTTTGCCGTCTACAAAAATCGGGTAGACCCTAACCATCACTTTAACCGCGGCAAACTGATGGCAGGCGGTGGCCTTGAGAATGCCTATACACCCTCATTACAACTGGTAAAACAGGAAGCGTTAATCCTCGAGTCAACCGCACTGGATCAGCTCAACGATGCGATCAAAGATTGCCTGCGCTGTGGAAAATGCAAACCAGTCTGCACCACCCATGTACCCCAGGCCAACTTGCTCTACTCACCCCGGGATAAGATCCTCGCCACGGGCTTAACCATTGAAGCCATTCTCTATGAAGAGCAGACCCGCCGTGGTATTTCGGTGCGTCATTTTGACGAAATGAACAATATCGCCGATCACTGCACCATCTGCCATCGCTGCGCCACACCCTGCCCGGTCAATATCGATTTTGGCGATGTCACCATCACCATGCGCACCATTCTCAAAGACCAGCAACAACGTAAAAGCAGCCTCATCACTCAAGCCTCCATGGCATTTCTCAACATCAAAGACCCGACCACCATCAAGGTGATGCGTAAAGGGCTGCTGGCATGGGGTTTTAAGGCACAGCGCTTCGCCTACAAACTGGCCAAACCACTGCTTAAAGGCGAGGTAAAAAAACGCCCTGCCGGCACCACCCATAAGGCACCCATTCAGGCTCAGGTCATCAACTTCATAAAAAAACCGATGCCTGCCAAATTGCCGATGCAAACCACCCGCGCCATGCTGGCACTAGAGGATGAAAATACCATTCCGATCCTCCGCGACCCTGCCAAGGTCAACAGTGAGAGTGATGCCGTATTCTATTTTCCCGGCTGTGGCTCCGAGCGGTTATTCAGCCAAGTGGGGCTTGCAACCCTGGCGATGCTCTATGATGTTGGAGCGCAAACCGTGCTGCCTCCCGGCTACCTCTGCTGTGGCTACCCACAAACAGCGGCGGGTGATGCTGCCAAGGGTAAAGAGATCTCCATGGAAAATCGCATCCTGTTCCATCGAATCGCTAACACCCTTAACTACATGGATATCAAAACCGTCATCGTCTCCTGCGGAACCTGCATGGACCAACTGCTTAAATACCAGTTTGAGCAGATATTCCCCGATTGCCGCCTACTGGATATTCACGAGTATCTCATGGAAAAGGGGGTCAGCCTAGAGGGCGTTGAAGGGGTGCAATATCTCTACCACGAACCCTGCCACACCCCCATGAAAAGCTACAATGGCACTCAGGTGGCTGCCAAATTAATGGGGCAAGACGTTGCACTATCTGATCGTTGCTGCGGCCAGGCCGGAACCTTTGCGGTATCCAACCCCGATATCGCCAATCAGGTGCGCTTTCGCAAGCAACAACAGCTGGAGCAAGAGATCAAGCAGCTCACGGGCAGCCCAAAAGCCAACGCTGGCAATGTGAAAATGCTCACCTCCTGCCCCGCCTGCCAGCAAGGGCTGATGGCCTTCAGTGATGATGCGGGCATGGAGACTGATTACATCGTTGTCGAACTGGCGAACAGAGCACTGGGAGATGAGTGGCAACAGCACTTTGTCGACAACATTAAACAGGGCGGAATCGAGCGGGTTCTGCTCTAATTTTACGGGGTTTTGATGAGCAACACTTTTTCATTTGAAGCAACGGAAGACAACTTTGAAGAGAGCGTTTTTCAAGCGTCGCATCACCAACCTGTGGTGGTTATTTTTTGGGCTAACTGGTGTGGCCCCTGCAAAATATTGAAACCCGCTCTGTATGCGGTTGCAGAAGAATATCAGGGGCGTTTTTTACTGGCTACCGTAGAGACCGAACAGCAGAGGCAGCTCTGCAAGCAATTTACCCTGCAAAGCGTCCCCTCAGTACTGCTGCTCAAGAACAGTGAAGAGGTGGGTCGTTTCACAGGTGCCCAATCTAAAGAGTTCATCTCAGCTTTTATCGAAGAGCAACTACCGCACCCACTCGATAATATATTAGAGCAGGCGCAACAAGCTTATCAAAGCGGCCACCTGCACCAGGCACACCCTTTAATTCAGCAGATAGCGAATCAAAGCAACCTGCCTAGCCGCATCGCCACAGCGGCATTAACACTCACCATAGACCATGGCGACTACGCACTAGCGCAAACCATTATTTCAAAACAGCCGCCCACCCTGCAAAAGTTCAAGCCCTTCTCAGCTGAAGTCGTGCGCCTCAGTTTTCACCAACAGCTGGATGAAACCCAATCAATTGACGTGCTGATACAGCAGCTCAATGCCAACCCCAATGACCTTGACGCGCGCCACCAGCTTGCCTGCCAACAAGCCCTGCGGGGAGATTTTGAAAAAGCGCTGCAAAGCCTGCTTGAAATTCTTAAAATTGAATACAGCTACCGCGAGCAGCTAGCACATAAAAACATGCTGAAAATATTTGATATGCTGGGTAACAGCGGCAAGCTGGTATCTAAATACCGCATACAGATGAGAAAACAGCGCGGCTAATCGAGCACATCAACCCTCTTATATTGCCTGGTCAGTTGAGCTGTCAGTACCCATGGCAAGGCACGTTTCGCAGGGAATGGTTATTCCCTTCACAAGAAACGCAACACCGCCATGGGCACCTCATCCTGAGTTAAAACAACCAGTAACTTTTGCTTTTTTTTAGCCCTGAAGAGTCAGTCCGTTTACTGTAATGCCGAAGTCGAATAGCCTCACGAATGCTATTAATAAATGGTGATGTTCGTGGTAAATCATCCATGAATAAAAATCCTTTGCATGTATAAATAAACAGTAGTTTTTTCCATTTGAAAATGTCAAGCTGGGAGGTATATTTCGAAATGATGTATTTCTACAATAAGGCTGCTATGCTGAAATGTATAAATAGACATAAAAAGCCATTACAGATAAGATAACTTAGCGTAATAAAAGGATTTTCATGAACAGTACACTGCTGAAATATCAAGAAAACCAAATCGAAAGAGATACCCACGGCGGGAAATATATCAAATTGAAATACCATAATATGTCAATTTTCGGTCTACTAAGCTGTTAGCCCAATAGATAGCAGAACATCAAGATGAACCATGATTACTGCAGTTAATTTTATCGATAGCATCAGCAATAAAAACTTATGATACTGGATAAGGATTCCACTCAGACAGGTAAAAATGAGGGAGAGGCATGACTCCTGCTTGTCCGAAAATCTACCACATTGTGCATGTAGACCGGTTGCCATCGATTATTCAGAACAGCGAGCTGTGGTGTGACGCCGAAATGGTGAGGCATTCAGGACTCGGGACAACTATCGGGATGAGCGCCATCAAATCAAGGCGTCTCAACGAGCTGACATTAACTAGCCACCCGGGGTTATACGTAGGGGCCTGTGTGCCCTTCTACTTCTGCCCCCGCTCGATCATGCTCTATCTGATCTATCAGGCTAATCA containing:
- a CDS encoding DUF3683 domain-containing protein; the encoded protein is MTKTNQRIREIPYNYTSFSDREIVIRFLGEEMWDTLNILRGERRTGRSARMLFEVLGDMWVIKRNPFIQDDLLANQKRANSLTHALHHRLDQIAERAESNPQALKLISSARGAIKTFEEWLNNQSALRKKAARKLHKQTRKDNVQFDGLARVSHVTDATDWRVEFPFVVLTPDTEEEVAPLVKACIELGLTIIPRGGGTGYTGAAVPLYEDTAIINTEKLLQLDEVKMLDIPGVDNPVPTIRTGAGIVTRRVSERAEAHGFTFAVDPTSQDASCIGGNIAMNAGGKKAVLWGTTVDNLVSWRMVTPDAKWLEVERLNHNLGKIHDNAFAEFRITHYEADGKRRCGEPQIIKIFADEFRLRGLGKDVTNKFLGGLPGVQKEGCDGLITSAVFLVHKMPAHIRTVCLEFFGSDLSKAVPAIVESKDFIDGQQNLVLAGMEHLDERYVRAVKYSTKAPRAELPKMVLLIDLASDDENSVAAAASAIVRMANQREGEGFIATSREARQRFWLDRARTAAIAAHTNAFKINEDVVIPLDRLNEYSEGIERINIVQSTQNKLAMVDAALSYLELDFAKVMLPAGYEHSDENDAILEGKKGAARDHLQTTQSNWNQLLENIDQPAAEFTSLLDDKVQQALQSGDTLFNLLQRRVLRISYRDTVERPLKEIFSGRELSPIRQRLDTLHAEHRKRRLFVATHMHAGDGNVHTNIPVHSDDYLMLHEADKIVEQVMALATRLGGVISGEHGIGITKLQFLAPKAIEEFAVYKNRVDPNHHFNRGKLMAGGGLENAYTPSLQLVKQEALILESTALDQLNDAIKDCLRCGKCKPVCTTHVPQANLLYSPRDKILATGLTIEAILYEEQTRRGISVRHFDEMNNIADHCTICHRCATPCPVNIDFGDVTITMRTILKDQQQRKSSLITQASMAFLNIKDPTTIKVMRKGLLAWGFKAQRFAYKLAKPLLKGEVKKRPAGTTHKAPIQAQVINFIKKPMPAKLPMQTTRAMLALEDENTIPILRDPAKVNSESDAVFYFPGCGSERLFSQVGLATLAMLYDVGAQTVLPPGYLCCGYPQTAAGDAAKGKEISMENRILFHRIANTLNYMDIKTVIVSCGTCMDQLLKYQFEQIFPDCRLLDIHEYLMEKGVSLEGVEGVQYLYHEPCHTPMKSYNGTQVAAKLMGQDVALSDRCCGQAGTFAVSNPDIANQVRFRKQQQLEQEIKQLTGSPKANAGNVKMLTSCPACQQGLMAFSDDAGMETDYIVVELANRALGDEWQQHFVDNIKQGGIERVLL
- a CDS encoding tetratricopeptide repeat protein, translating into MSNTFSFEATEDNFEESVFQASHHQPVVVIFWANWCGPCKILKPALYAVAEEYQGRFLLATVETEQQRQLCKQFTLQSVPSVLLLKNSEEVGRFTGAQSKEFISAFIEEQLPHPLDNILEQAQQAYQSGHLHQAHPLIQQIANQSNLPSRIATAALTLTIDHGDYALAQTIISKQPPTLQKFKPFSAEVVRLSFHQQLDETQSIDVLIQQLNANPNDLDARHQLACQQALRGDFEKALQSLLEILKIEYSYREQLAHKNMLKIFDMLGNSGKLVSKYRIQMRKQRG